A single window of Rhodococcus jostii RHA1 DNA harbors:
- a CDS encoding mycofactocin system FadH/OYE family oxidoreductase 1 — MSAQLTDPITLAGRHAPARVLLGPHPTNLGAGRALSPRHVAYYERRARGGAGIVVTEVASVHASDWPYERAPLASDCVGGWRDVVAACRPHGTLVLAGLGHTGLQGSSAYSQAVLWGPSGIADVISREMPMQMERAEIDGLVEGFRAAAAAAVSADVDGVELDAGPRGILRQFHSNLTNVRDDAYGADPLRLTREVLAAVRDELGPGRVLSLRLSCDEATSWAGITPSIAAGHARELAEDLDLLVVVRGGPMTPNAYRPDFHRPPSFNTELCRDIRAAVAGVVPVVLQGSVVDPADARQALDEGVADVVEMTRAQIADPDLVVKIRRGAAPRPCVLCNQTCQVLDPRNPVVTCVGNPTAGHETVDPVEDTAEVATGAVLVVGGGPAGLEAARVLALRGHRVTVADASARLGGMVRAAVGAPHLGALTDWLENECRSLGVEFRLGTAVSDADIDAAEREGATVILATGSRPRPLPFPAKGNVRCVGAADLLDGGPPTKGPHVVFDPVGGPVGVAVAEWLAAQGRDVSIVTQDSVAGSRLGMTGDLADANTRMQRAGVTRHLDSRIVSIGDDGMRIRNRYTAEESVVPCTVLIDCSHRLSEDTLGSSRPDAVRIGDCVAPRTLLEAVREGRAEALTWTAHRQNEFDHHPFTLVNER; from the coding sequence ATGTCTGCGCAACTGACGGACCCGATCACCCTGGCCGGACGCCACGCCCCGGCCAGGGTGCTTCTGGGTCCGCACCCCACCAATCTCGGTGCGGGAAGAGCGCTTTCCCCGCGGCACGTCGCGTACTACGAGCGTCGGGCGCGTGGTGGTGCGGGGATCGTCGTCACCGAGGTGGCGTCGGTCCATGCGTCCGACTGGCCGTACGAGCGGGCGCCGCTGGCGTCCGACTGCGTCGGCGGCTGGCGGGACGTGGTCGCTGCGTGCCGCCCGCACGGCACGCTGGTGCTGGCCGGGCTGGGGCACACCGGACTGCAGGGGTCGAGTGCGTATTCGCAGGCGGTGCTGTGGGGACCGTCGGGCATTGCCGACGTGATCTCCCGTGAGATGCCGATGCAGATGGAGCGGGCGGAGATCGACGGTCTCGTCGAGGGCTTCCGTGCCGCGGCCGCCGCGGCCGTGTCCGCGGACGTGGACGGTGTCGAGCTCGACGCGGGACCGAGAGGGATACTGCGGCAGTTCCATTCGAACCTCACCAATGTGCGCGATGACGCGTACGGCGCCGACCCGCTGCGCCTCACCCGGGAGGTCCTCGCCGCCGTCCGCGACGAGCTGGGCCCCGGCCGGGTCCTGTCGCTCCGCCTGAGCTGCGACGAGGCGACGTCCTGGGCGGGGATCACGCCGTCGATCGCCGCCGGACACGCACGAGAACTTGCCGAGGATCTCGACCTGCTCGTGGTGGTCCGGGGCGGACCGATGACGCCGAACGCGTACCGCCCCGACTTCCACCGGCCACCCTCGTTCAACACCGAGCTCTGCCGGGACATCCGCGCCGCTGTCGCGGGCGTGGTCCCTGTCGTTCTCCAGGGCAGCGTCGTCGATCCGGCCGACGCCCGGCAGGCGCTCGACGAGGGCGTCGCCGACGTCGTCGAGATGACGCGTGCCCAGATCGCCGACCCGGATCTCGTCGTCAAGATCCGGCGCGGTGCGGCGCCGCGGCCGTGCGTCCTGTGCAATCAGACGTGCCAGGTGCTCGACCCCCGCAATCCGGTGGTCACGTGTGTCGGTAATCCGACGGCCGGGCACGAGACCGTCGATCCCGTCGAGGACACCGCCGAGGTGGCCACCGGCGCGGTGCTGGTGGTCGGCGGCGGTCCGGCCGGTCTCGAGGCGGCGCGAGTGCTGGCCCTGCGCGGTCACCGCGTCACCGTGGCGGACGCGTCGGCCCGGCTCGGCGGGATGGTGCGGGCAGCCGTAGGTGCGCCGCACCTCGGAGCGCTCACCGATTGGCTCGAGAACGAATGCCGCAGCCTCGGAGTCGAATTCCGTCTCGGCACCGCTGTCTCGGACGCCGACATCGACGCCGCGGAACGCGAGGGCGCGACGGTAATCCTCGCGACCGGCAGCAGGCCCCGCCCGTTGCCGTTTCCCGCCAAGGGGAACGTCCGGTGCGTCGGCGCCGCGGATCTGCTGGACGGGGGACCGCCGACGAAGGGGCCCCATGTCGTCTTCGACCCGGTCGGCGGACCGGTCGGCGTGGCAGTCGCCGAATGGCTCGCGGCGCAGGGGCGCGACGTGAGCATCGTGACCCAGGACTCCGTGGCCGGCTCGCGACTCGGCATGACCGGAGATCTCGCCGATGCCAACACCCGGATGCAACGAGCCGGGGTGACGCGCCACCTCGACAGTCGCATCGTCTCGATCGGCGACGACGGCATGCGTATCCGCAACCGGTACACCGCCGAAGAGTCGGTGGTGCCGTGCACCGTGCTGATCGACTGCTCACACCGCCTCTCCGAGGACACACTCGGCTCGTCGCGTCCGGATGCGGTGCGGATCGGCGACTGCGTGGCCCCCCGCACACTGCTCGAGGCCGTCCGGGAGGGTCGCGCCGAGGCGCTGACCTGGACCGCGCACAGGCAGAACGAGTTCGACCACCATCCGTTCACCCTCGTCAACGAGAGATAG
- a CDS encoding mycofactocin-coupled SDR family oxidoreductase — translation MGQIDGKVAFITGAARGQGRTHAVRLARDGAAIIAVDICGPVSEYNSYEPATPDDLAETVRLVESEGGKILAEQADVRDSAQLKAVVDRGVEQFGRLDIVIANAGICNWNRFWEMPDEQWETLIDVNLTGAWKTLKAAVPALIEGGRGGSIIVISSVAGIKPLPGQANYAASKFGLVGLTQTAAKELGEYGIRVNSVHPYGVKTPMGTDPGSLVILEKHPHYLSSFGTILTEHPLADTDDITDAVLWLAGDGSRRVTGSQVAVDMGNTKV, via the coding sequence ATGGGACAGATCGACGGCAAGGTCGCGTTCATCACAGGGGCTGCCCGTGGGCAGGGACGGACGCACGCGGTGCGGTTGGCGCGCGATGGTGCGGCGATCATCGCCGTGGACATCTGCGGGCCGGTGTCGGAGTACAACAGTTACGAGCCGGCGACGCCGGACGACCTGGCCGAGACGGTGCGGCTCGTGGAATCCGAGGGCGGCAAGATTCTCGCGGAGCAGGCCGACGTGCGTGACAGTGCGCAACTGAAGGCTGTCGTCGACCGGGGAGTCGAACAGTTCGGCCGGCTCGACATCGTGATCGCGAACGCCGGGATCTGCAATTGGAACCGCTTCTGGGAGATGCCCGACGAGCAGTGGGAGACGTTGATCGACGTGAACCTCACCGGGGCGTGGAAGACGCTGAAGGCTGCGGTGCCTGCGCTGATCGAGGGAGGTCGCGGGGGTTCGATCATCGTGATCAGCTCCGTCGCGGGCATCAAGCCGTTGCCGGGGCAGGCGAATTACGCCGCCTCCAAGTTCGGGCTCGTCGGACTTACCCAGACCGCGGCAAAGGAACTGGGCGAATACGGGATTCGGGTGAACTCCGTTCACCCGTACGGGGTGAAGACTCCGATGGGCACCGATCCGGGCAGCCTCGTGATACTCGAGAAGCACCCGCACTACCTGTCGAGCTTCGGCACCATCCTCACCGAGCACCCGCTGGCCGACACCGACGACATCACCGATGCGGTGCTGTGGCTGGCCGGCGACGGTTCGCGGAGGGTCACGGGCAGTCAGGTCGCCGTCGACATGGGCAACACCAAGGTGTGA
- a CDS encoding mycofactocin system FadH/OYE family oxidoreductase 2, whose translation MSTSAYRHLFTRLRLGPLTLRNRVVFSAHLTGYAVDGLPTAQHAAYYAARAKGGAGLILSEEHATHPGDWPYEKVIAGYRPEVVPGYRRITDAVHQHGVPILAQVNHNGGQGSSMYSRRPLWAPSAVPDPLFREVPKAVDQREIRTLVDGYARVAEHCVRGGFDGIELQCSHSSLVRSFLAPATNQRTDDYGGSLENRARFLLEVVEAVRVAIGPDRALGVRLAGEDLFDGGVRLDEAVEVAALVEAGGRVDYINTSIGMATETLHMIEASMAVPRGYALFVPNAIRQRVGLPVVGVGRFSDPHQADQALDEGHCDLIGVVRGQIADPDFAAKALAGEEGNIRTCLACNQECIGRMGLGRWLGCVVNPRAGRESVLLPEPTVPGRRVFVVGGGPAGLKAAATAAQRGHDVTLFERATVLGGQVRTAAVVPGRREFLDLVVDLESECVRRGVDVRTGTDATAGALMQGRPDVVVLATGARPRRPRWAGASDRVVDVRDVLEGRARPAGAVLVVDELGFHQGTSVAEFVADAGCAVTICTPGMIVGQDLGITLDLEGWNRRAHDKGITQVTDVVPTGCEAVDGGRLAVTLLHHPTGESRQLTVDWVVSSAHQQPEEELWKDLADRGIEVHRIGDALAPRRAHSAVIEGERVALAL comes from the coding sequence GTGAGCACCTCCGCGTACCGCCACCTGTTCACCCGATTGCGTCTGGGGCCGCTGACCCTGCGCAATCGGGTGGTCTTCTCCGCGCACCTCACGGGGTACGCCGTGGACGGCCTGCCCACCGCGCAGCACGCCGCCTACTATGCGGCGCGCGCGAAGGGCGGTGCCGGCCTGATCCTCTCCGAGGAGCACGCCACCCATCCGGGCGACTGGCCGTACGAGAAGGTGATCGCCGGCTACCGGCCGGAGGTCGTCCCGGGGTACCGGCGGATCACCGACGCGGTTCACCAGCACGGAGTCCCAATCCTGGCTCAGGTCAACCACAACGGCGGCCAGGGGTCGAGCATGTACTCGCGGCGGCCGCTGTGGGCGCCGAGCGCAGTCCCCGATCCCCTGTTCCGCGAAGTTCCCAAGGCGGTCGATCAGCGGGAGATCCGGACCCTCGTCGACGGGTACGCGCGCGTGGCCGAGCATTGCGTCCGAGGCGGATTCGACGGGATCGAACTGCAGTGCTCCCATTCGTCGCTGGTGCGCAGTTTTCTCGCCCCCGCCACAAACCAGCGCACGGACGATTACGGGGGATCGTTGGAGAACCGGGCCCGGTTCCTCCTCGAGGTCGTCGAGGCCGTGCGCGTCGCGATCGGTCCGGATCGCGCACTCGGGGTGAGGCTCGCGGGGGAGGATCTGTTCGACGGTGGAGTCCGCCTCGACGAGGCGGTGGAGGTGGCCGCTCTGGTCGAGGCGGGCGGCCGTGTCGACTACATCAACACGTCCATCGGGATGGCCACCGAGACGCTCCACATGATCGAGGCGTCCATGGCCGTCCCTCGCGGGTACGCGCTGTTCGTCCCGAACGCGATCCGGCAACGGGTCGGTCTTCCCGTGGTCGGTGTCGGCCGATTCTCCGATCCGCACCAGGCCGACCAGGCTCTGGACGAGGGGCACTGCGACCTGATCGGGGTGGTGCGCGGCCAGATCGCGGACCCGGATTTCGCGGCGAAGGCCCTGGCCGGCGAAGAAGGAAACATCCGAACGTGCCTGGCGTGCAATCAGGAATGCATCGGACGTATGGGGCTCGGCCGGTGGCTCGGGTGCGTCGTCAACCCGCGCGCGGGCAGGGAATCGGTCCTGCTGCCCGAACCGACGGTTCCCGGCAGGCGGGTCTTCGTGGTCGGCGGTGGACCGGCCGGGCTGAAGGCCGCGGCGACCGCGGCGCAGCGGGGGCACGACGTGACCCTGTTCGAACGCGCGACGGTTCTCGGCGGCCAGGTCCGGACGGCTGCCGTCGTCCCGGGGCGCCGTGAGTTCCTCGACTTGGTCGTCGATCTGGAATCGGAATGCGTTCGGCGCGGTGTGGATGTGCGGACCGGCACCGACGCGACCGCCGGGGCGCTGATGCAGGGACGTCCCGACGTGGTGGTGCTCGCGACCGGGGCGCGTCCGCGCCGACCGCGCTGGGCGGGCGCGTCGGACCGGGTGGTGGACGTGCGGGACGTGCTGGAGGGCCGCGCGCGTCCGGCCGGGGCGGTGCTGGTGGTCGACGAATTGGGATTCCATCAGGGCACGTCCGTCGCGGAGTTCGTCGCCGACGCCGGGTGTGCCGTCACGATCTGCACACCGGGGATGATCGTCGGCCAGGACCTCGGCATCACGCTGGACCTCGAGGGCTGGAACCGGCGGGCGCACGACAAGGGCATCACGCAGGTGACGGACGTGGTGCCGACCGGGTGCGAGGCCGTCGACGGAGGGCGGCTCGCGGTCACGCTCCTGCATCATCCGACCGGTGAGTCGCGGCAGCTCACCGTCGACTGGGTGGTGTCCTCGGCGCATCAGCAGCCGGAGGAGGAGCTCTGGAAAGACCTGGCCGACAGAGGTATCGAGGTTCATCGCATAGGCGATGCCCTGGCTCCGCGCCGCGCGCATTCCGCCGTCATCGAGGGGGAGCGGGTTGCGCTCGCGCTCTAG
- the mftE gene encoding mycofactocin biosynthesis peptidyl-dipeptidase MftE, translating to MPHSGHLDDAVWPELVSRVSTVVVPVGSLEQHGPHLPLDTDTAIADAVCRALPHVLVAPPIAYGASGEHEGFPGTVSLGSEALETVLVEYGRSACRWADRVLFVNGHGGNGPALVKAVALLRYEARDVAWVPCAVPGADAHAGRTETSLLLHLSPARVRLSRAEAGNTEPVARLMPRLREGGMVAVSANGVLGDPTGATAAEGAQIFGVLVHAVTKALARWEPGPDGRLRSEPGADGRLQ from the coding sequence ATGCCCCATTCCGGACACCTCGACGACGCGGTGTGGCCCGAACTCGTGTCCCGCGTGTCGACGGTGGTGGTCCCGGTCGGCTCTCTCGAGCAGCACGGACCGCATCTGCCGCTCGACACCGACACCGCCATCGCCGACGCCGTGTGCCGCGCGCTGCCGCACGTACTGGTGGCGCCCCCGATCGCCTACGGAGCCAGCGGCGAGCACGAAGGGTTTCCCGGGACGGTCTCGCTCGGGTCGGAGGCGCTCGAAACCGTGCTGGTCGAGTACGGCAGGTCCGCGTGCCGGTGGGCCGACCGCGTGCTGTTCGTCAATGGGCACGGAGGGAACGGGCCCGCGCTGGTCAAGGCTGTCGCCTTGCTTCGGTACGAGGCACGCGATGTGGCTTGGGTGCCGTGTGCGGTACCCGGGGCGGACGCCCATGCCGGGCGTACGGAAACGTCCTTGTTGCTACACCTTTCACCCGCTCGAGTGAGGTTGTCCAGGGCTGAAGCCGGTAATACGGAACCTGTTGCGAGGTTGATGCCAAGACTGCGCGAAGGCGGTATGGTCGCCGTGTCGGCCAACGGCGTGCTCGGTGACCCGACGGGCGCTACGGCCGCGGAGGGGGCGCAGATCTTCGGCGTACTCGTCCACGCAGTCACCAAGGCACTGGCCCGGTGGGAACCGGGCCCCGATGGAAGGCTCCGGTCGGAACCGGGCGCCGATGGGAGGCTCCAATGA
- the mftF gene encoding mycofactocin biosynthesis glycosyltransferase MftF (Members of this protein family, MftF, are glycosyltransferases, members of PF00535 (glycosyl transferase family 2). The encoding gene is found as part of the mycofactocin cassette, in Mycobacterium tuberculosis, many other Actinobacteria, and occasional members of other lineages. Mycofactocin itself, a putative redox carrier, is a heavily modified derivative of the C-terminal Val-Tyr dipeptide of the mycofactocin precursor MftA (TIGR03969).), protein MRQARLPDGFGIRIDPKVRAYSGGRVLIGGSPTRMLKLAPTAAAMIGDGYLEVVDPQSAVVARRLLDSGVANPRPMSTPSPRDVTVVIPVKNNASGLHRVLASLRGLEVIVVDDGSDVPIVAPVLQNGCGGHVTVLRHETAKGPAAARNTGLRYAATPFVAFLDSDVLPRTGWIEVMLGHFSDPAVALVAPRIVALEPDASTLARYEHARSSLDLGRKESAVQSGGPVSYVPSAAMIARREVLDEFGGFDESMHVAEDVDLCWRLQESGWRLRYEPVAHVAHDHRVTFGKWFDRKLFYGTGAAPLAARHSGMVPPLSMSPWTFFACLAAATCTRLGLLGAVATLAMMLMRLRRMFTGLDQPTRIAAILAAQGFAGGAWQLASAMCRHYWPITLLAVLLSKRIRRIALAIAVAEGVADWVTHRAPGGLGPVRHTVFKRIDDVAYGAGLWKGAITARDLDALKPRLKS, encoded by the coding sequence ATGCGCCAAGCTCGACTTCCCGACGGATTCGGGATCCGAATCGACCCCAAGGTACGCGCATATTCCGGAGGTCGCGTGCTCATCGGCGGTTCGCCGACTCGGATGCTGAAGCTGGCGCCCACCGCGGCGGCCATGATCGGAGACGGCTACCTCGAGGTCGTCGATCCGCAGTCCGCGGTCGTCGCACGCCGCCTCCTCGATTCGGGGGTCGCCAACCCGCGCCCCATGAGTACTCCGTCGCCCCGGGATGTCACCGTTGTCATTCCGGTGAAGAACAACGCGTCGGGGCTGCACCGGGTGCTGGCCTCGCTCCGCGGACTCGAGGTAATCGTCGTCGACGACGGCTCCGACGTCCCGATCGTCGCCCCCGTGCTGCAGAACGGGTGCGGTGGCCACGTCACCGTCCTGCGCCACGAGACGGCCAAGGGGCCGGCCGCGGCCCGGAACACCGGTCTGCGTTACGCCGCAACTCCGTTCGTGGCGTTCCTCGACTCCGACGTCCTGCCGCGCACCGGCTGGATCGAGGTCATGCTCGGCCACTTCAGCGATCCCGCAGTCGCACTTGTCGCCCCGAGGATAGTGGCGCTCGAACCCGACGCGAGCACACTCGCGCGGTACGAGCACGCCCGCTCCTCCCTCGACCTCGGACGTAAGGAGTCCGCGGTCCAGTCCGGTGGCCCGGTGTCGTACGTCCCGAGCGCCGCGATGATCGCCCGCCGCGAAGTGCTCGACGAGTTCGGCGGCTTCGACGAGTCGATGCACGTGGCGGAGGACGTCGACCTGTGCTGGCGACTCCAGGAGTCCGGCTGGCGACTGCGGTACGAGCCCGTGGCCCACGTTGCGCACGATCATCGTGTGACGTTCGGAAAGTGGTTCGACCGCAAGCTGTTCTACGGCACCGGTGCGGCGCCGCTGGCGGCAAGGCATTCGGGGATGGTTCCCCCGCTGTCGATGTCGCCGTGGACGTTCTTCGCGTGCCTCGCCGCCGCCACGTGCACCCGGCTCGGCCTGCTCGGCGCCGTCGCCACACTCGCGATGATGCTGATGCGCCTGCGCCGCATGTTCACCGGACTCGACCAGCCGACCCGCATCGCCGCGATCCTCGCGGCCCAGGGTTTCGCCGGCGGTGCCTGGCAGCTGGCGTCCGCGATGTGTCGCCACTATTGGCCGATCACACTGCTGGCGGTGCTGCTCTCGAAACGGATTCGCCGTATCGCGCTCGCGATCGCCGTCGCCGAGGGCGTCGCCGATTGGGTGACCCACCGGGCGCCCGGAGGGCTGGGACCGGTGCGGCACACGGTGTTCAAGCGGATCGACGACGTCGCGTACGGCGCCGGGCTCTGGAAGGGCGCCATCACCGCCCGCGACCTCGACGCATTGAAGCCCCGGTTGAAGTCGTAG
- the mftG gene encoding mycofactocin dehydrogenase MftG codes for MADPIRAADVVVVGGGSSGCVVAARLSENPGRSVLLLESGPGYRTVSDCPVLDYRTLPVGPGSAFAETYGVELAPSVPSAMVRGHVLGGSGAVNGAYFVRGTEADFRHWPASWSYEHVLPAFRALERDADFDDSRHGTTGPMPVRRQPAERLSEISAAFRAAALGAGHPEEPDKNSAGGGGVGPVPLNVDGGHRVSTAVAYLLPAWKRPNLTVEANSDVVRILFSGNETVGVEVESDGVRRTVRTGRVVLAAGPVETPVLLMLSGIGPAEHLKDNGIPVVLDAPGVGSDFSDHPEVALPYRIRDSLRRNDTSPVVETVLNVGDLEIRPYTAPFDVLVPGSGQPDPILGIGLMVTDSRGDIRLTSGRRRDRPRIEYRYAQSAADRRALREGQAIGLELLRSPELGPLLEPLSREVSDRAVLAHLGTSLHLCGSCRMGGRDDAGAVVDEWCNVRGMEGLTIADTSVFPVVPSRGPHATAVMVAERVSTFLGE; via the coding sequence GTGGCCGATCCGATTCGCGCCGCCGACGTCGTGGTCGTCGGCGGCGGTTCGAGTGGATGTGTGGTGGCCGCCCGGCTCAGCGAGAATCCCGGACGATCGGTTCTGCTCCTCGAGTCCGGGCCCGGCTACCGAACGGTGTCCGACTGTCCCGTGCTCGACTACCGGACGCTGCCGGTCGGTCCGGGTAGCGCGTTCGCCGAGACGTACGGCGTGGAGTTGGCCCCAAGCGTTCCGTCGGCCATGGTGCGGGGACACGTCCTCGGTGGTTCGGGCGCCGTCAACGGCGCCTATTTCGTCCGTGGGACGGAAGCGGATTTCCGGCACTGGCCCGCGTCGTGGTCGTACGAGCACGTGCTGCCCGCCTTCCGGGCACTCGAGCGTGACGCCGACTTCGACGACTCCCGGCACGGCACGACCGGACCGATGCCCGTTCGCAGGCAGCCCGCGGAGCGGCTGAGCGAGATCAGCGCGGCGTTCCGCGCCGCGGCGCTCGGTGCAGGACATCCCGAGGAACCCGACAAGAACAGCGCGGGTGGAGGCGGGGTCGGTCCGGTGCCCCTGAACGTCGACGGCGGCCACCGTGTCAGTACGGCAGTGGCGTACCTGCTGCCGGCGTGGAAGCGGCCCAATCTGACGGTCGAAGCGAATTCCGACGTCGTCCGAATTCTGTTCTCCGGTAACGAGACCGTCGGGGTGGAGGTGGAGTCGGACGGGGTGCGGCGCACGGTCCGCACCGGTCGGGTCGTGCTGGCGGCAGGTCCTGTCGAAACCCCGGTGCTGCTGATGCTTTCGGGGATTGGTCCGGCAGAACACCTGAAGGACAACGGCATTCCCGTCGTCCTCGACGCGCCCGGTGTCGGCAGCGACTTCAGTGATCACCCCGAAGTGGCTCTGCCGTACCGTATCCGGGACTCGCTCCGCCGCAATGACACCAGTCCGGTCGTCGAAACGGTGCTGAATGTCGGCGACCTCGAAATCCGTCCGTACACGGCGCCGTTCGACGTGCTCGTCCCCGGATCCGGGCAGCCCGACCCGATCCTCGGGATCGGGCTCATGGTGACGGACAGTCGGGGCGACATCCGGCTCACGTCGGGGCGCCGCCGGGACCGTCCCCGAATCGAATACCGCTACGCGCAATCCGCCGCCGACCGCCGGGCGCTGCGCGAGGGGCAGGCCATCGGGCTGGAACTGCTCCGCTCACCGGAACTCGGCCCGCTGCTCGAGCCGTTGTCCCGGGAGGTGTCCGACCGCGCGGTGCTCGCCCACCTGGGGACGTCGCTGCACCTGTGCGGCAGTTGCCGGATGGGCGGACGCGACGATGCGGGCGCGGTGGTGGACGAGTGGTGCAACGTCCGCGGAATGGAAGGGCTGACCATCGCCGACACCTCGGTGTTCCCGGTGGTCCCGAGCCGTGGGCCGCACGCCACGGCGGTGATGGTCGCCGAGCGCGTCAGTACGTTCCTGGGGGAGTGA
- a CDS encoding helix-turn-helix domain-containing protein, whose translation MQSQPPTGGNPWVAVRPGDDVAMLARRVSSAHQLFVERHAPAGRAPDGDGNSVRSVILDSWLRSTSKGVNPDGSARAVDLAAADLAAYRASHPMSIIRPVVRKLLVEDAADTGLLVAITDEKGQLLWVEGDSSAKDRALEMNFVEGADWSEDTVGTNAPGTALALDHCVQIFGAEHFSRSVHDWSCSAAPVHDPATGLIVGAIDITGGPRVAVPEVLSLIRATVAAAEAELRLHQLRSPHPLVETVLRLEVLGSGRPTLVRGPERIPLSQRHAEILLLLAEHPEGLSSDRLAVLLDENELDAVTIRAEMSRLRKVFGPANLGSRPYRLLAELTSDVRQVRGALDRGELTAALDVYSGPVLPGSEAPGVEDLRNELRARVQAALLREGDQRLLAKWTTSVHGREDVAAWEAYLAGLDPRSPLYSQVKSRIDLFDQQYAT comes from the coding sequence ATGCAAAGTCAACCGCCCACAGGGGGCAATCCGTGGGTCGCCGTGCGCCCGGGAGACGACGTCGCGATGCTTGCACGCAGGGTGTCGTCGGCGCATCAGTTGTTCGTCGAGCGTCACGCACCCGCCGGTCGTGCCCCGGACGGTGACGGGAATTCCGTTCGTTCCGTCATCCTCGACTCGTGGTTGCGCAGCACCAGCAAGGGAGTGAACCCGGACGGGTCGGCCCGCGCGGTCGATCTGGCGGCCGCGGATCTCGCCGCGTACCGGGCGTCGCACCCGATGTCGATCATCCGCCCGGTGGTCCGCAAGCTTCTCGTCGAGGACGCCGCCGACACCGGGCTGCTCGTGGCCATCACGGACGAGAAGGGTCAGCTGCTGTGGGTCGAGGGCGATTCGTCCGCCAAGGACCGCGCACTGGAGATGAACTTCGTCGAGGGCGCCGACTGGAGTGAGGACACCGTCGGCACCAACGCCCCGGGTACCGCGCTGGCGCTCGACCATTGCGTGCAGATCTTCGGTGCCGAGCATTTCAGTCGCTCGGTGCACGACTGGAGTTGTTCGGCGGCGCCCGTCCACGACCCCGCGACCGGGCTGATCGTCGGGGCCATCGACATCACCGGTGGTCCGCGGGTGGCGGTGCCCGAGGTGCTCTCGCTGATCAGGGCGACCGTCGCGGCGGCCGAGGCGGAGTTGCGACTGCACCAGCTGCGTTCACCGCACCCGCTCGTCGAGACGGTATTGCGGTTGGAGGTGCTGGGATCGGGACGGCCGACTCTGGTCCGTGGGCCCGAACGCATCCCGCTGTCGCAGCGGCACGCGGAGATCCTCCTGCTTCTGGCGGAGCACCCCGAAGGCCTGAGTTCCGACCGCCTCGCGGTGCTGCTCGACGAGAACGAACTCGACGCCGTCACCATTCGTGCCGAGATGTCGCGCCTGCGTAAGGTTTTCGGTCCCGCAAACCTCGGTTCGCGGCCCTATCGGCTGCTCGCCGAGTTGACGTCGGACGTCCGGCAGGTTCGCGGAGCCCTGGACCGTGGCGAGCTCACCGCCGCCCTCGACGTGTACTCGGGCCCGGTCCTTCCCGGGTCGGAGGCGCCCGGGGTCGAGGATCTTCGCAACGAGTTGCGGGCACGCGTCCAGGCGGCGCTGCTGCGGGAAGGTGATCAACGGTTGCTCGCCAAATGGACCACGTCCGTCCACGGCCGCGAGGACGTCGCCGCATGGGAGGCGTACCTGGCGGGCCTCGACCCGCGTTCGCCCCTGTATTCCCAGGTCAAGTCCAGGATTGATCTGTTCGATCAGCAGTACGCAACGTAG